One part of the Musa acuminata AAA Group cultivar baxijiao chromosome BXJ1-5, Cavendish_Baxijiao_AAA, whole genome shotgun sequence genome encodes these proteins:
- the LOC135673811 gene encoding AT-rich interactive domain-containing protein 2-like, whose amino-acid sequence MAGCSPSTAAPFESVAEILRKLQTLGFCSDLDVSNKEPPGGENLSCLFDQILSVFLKEIRYRRGEIRPLPAVLGDGLSVDLFKLYSVVQGKGGYDVVSDAHAWPLVAKAIGFDSGIGSSLKLVFFKYLDALDQCLQRGSGEKPMRKRTGYTNPSSLVTRCGSPGTANHKKDCDCNSRLLPSTSKDQCSTPFGDVGTDSDDVVILEDTANGGFNHHKRKRNDLAGMLGWVRKLAKSPADHPSIAKAWPSDKGKGKTYASGEFYALAILSRQAMFFRRIRRTNPNQLHLQVLDEEQKIHTSVYGNGFGSTNQVKATETILGLQTAGWLSRDQQWSLRPVGARFQAQVPNWTSQPTVLSTDSDTLKWLGKRAWPPENQERSPVLDYASIGRGRPNTCQCEWPGSVECIRFHIAEKRLQLKCEIGTTFHSWKCESMGEEVALSWTEEEEKKFRDIIVRNRPSLNKNFWDQLYLNFPYKQRESMVSYYFNVFLVGRRRYQNHMTPNHIDSDDEETEIGFSSNSFGHDVKICDSKSILCAQNQQSMDIDR is encoded by the exons atgGCCGGATGCTCCCCCTCTACTGCCGCCCCCTTCGAGTCCGTCGCGGAGATCCTTCGCAAGCTCCAAACCCTCGGCTTTTGCTCCGATCTTGATGTCTCCAACAAGGAGCCGCCCGGTGGCGAGAACCTCAGCTGTCTCTTTGATCAGATCCTGTCGGTCTTCCTCAAGGAGATCCGTTACAGGAGGGGGGAGATCCGCCCGCTGCCGGCCGTCCTTGGCGATGGACTCTCGGTCGACCTCTTCAAGCTCTACTCAGTTGTGCAAGGGAAAGGTGGCTACGATGTGGTGTCTGATGCACATGCATGGCCGTTGGTGGCCAAGGCGATAGGGTTCGACTCGGGCATCGGATCGTCGTTGAAGTTGGTCTTCTTCAAGTATCTGGATGCGCTGGACCAGTGTTTGCAAAGAGGTTCGGGCGAGAAGCCAATGCGTAAGCGAACGGGATATACGAACCCAAGCTCTTTGGTGACCAGATGCGGCTCTCCAGGGACTGCGAATCACAAGAAGGATTGTGATTGTAATTCTAGGCTGCTCCCAAGTACAAGTAAAGATCAATGCTCGACGCCGTTTGGTGATGTTGGGACCGATAGTGACGATGTTGTCATCCTGGAGGACACTGCTAATGGGGGGTTTAACCATCATAAGAGGAAGCGGAATGATCTGGCGGGAATGCTGGGTTGGGTTAGAAAATTGGCAAAGAGTCCTGCGGATCATCCTTCCATAGCAAAGGCATGGCCATCAGATAAAGGTAAAGGTAAGACTTATGCATCTGGGGAGTTCTATGCTCTGGCAATTCTGTCCAGGCAGGCAATGTTCTTCAGAAGAATTCGTCGAACGAACCCTAATCAGTTGCATTTACAG GTACTAGATGAAGAGCAAAAGATACACACTTCTGTATATGGAAATGGTTTTGGATCAACAAACCAGGTTAAAGCAACAGAAACCATTCTGGGGCTTCAAACTGCTGGGTGGCTTTCTAGAGATCAACAATGGTCCCTGAGACCTGTGGGTGCACGCTTTCAAGCACAAGTGCCAAATTGGACCAGCCAGCCTACAGTTTTGTCTACTGATTCTGATACATTAAAATGGTTGGGCAAACGGGCCTGGCCTCCTGAAAATCAAGAAAGGAGTCCAGTATTGGATTATGCTTCTATTGGAAGAGGGAGGCCCAATACCTGTCAGTGTGAATGGCCAGGCTCTGTGGAGTGTATTAGATTTCACATTGCAGAAAAGAGGCTTCAATTGAAATGTGAAATTGGCACAACTTTCCATTCTTGGAAATGTGAAAGTATGGGTGAGGAAGTTGCACTTTCGTggacagaggaagaagaaaagaagttcAGGGACATAATCGTTCGGAATCGTCCATCGCTAAACAAAAACTTTTGGGACCAGCTTTACTTGAATTTTCCTTATAAGCAGAGGGAAAGTATGGTGAGCTATTATTTCAATGTGTTTCTTGTCGGACGTAGGAGGTACCAGAACCATATGACACCAAATCATATCGATAGTGATGACGAAGAGACAGAGATTGGCTTCTCAAGTAATTCTTTTGGTCATGATGTTAAAATTTGTGATTCAAAATCTATTCTCTGTGCTCAGAATCAACAGTCTATGGATATAGACAGGTAA
- the LOC135673812 gene encoding ras-related protein RABC2a-like, with product MGSSAEQDYDYAFKILLLGDAGVGKSCLIQSFMSHFVDNHPPTLGTDFQIKYLTVGDKKLKLTIWDTAGNERFRTLSTSFYRGAHGIIMVYDMTRPETFTHLTDTWTKEVEQYSTNQDCIKILAGNKLDKESERKVTKEEASALANAKGYLFVECSAKTRQNVEKCFQDLAEKILQVPNLAENAKNTSKPKPKPTQTATPKPDGCCTIQ from the exons ATGGGTTCATCGGCGGAGCAGGATTACGACTACGCCTTCAAGATACTGTTGTTAGGGGACGCCGGCGTGGGGAAGAGTTGCCTCATTCAGAGCTTCATGTCCCACTTCGTCGACAACCACCCACCCACCCTCG GGACGGATTTCCAGATCAAATATCTCACAGTCGGTGACAAGAAGCTGAAGCTTACCATATGGGACACTG CTGGGAATGAGAGGTTCAGGACATTAAGTACGTCTTTCTATCGAGGTGCTCATGGAATAATTATGG TTTATGATATGACGAGGCCAGAAACCTTCACCCATTTGACTGACACGTGGACCAAGGAAGTGGAGCAATACTCTACAAATCAAGACTGTATTAAGATTCTTGCCGGAAACAAATTGGATAAG GAGAGCGAGAGGAAGGTGACAAAGGAAGAAGCAAGTGCCCTTGCGAACGCCAAAGGGTATTTGTTTGTGGAATGCAGTGCAAAAACACGACAAAATGTGGAGAAATGCTTTCAGGATCTCGCAGAAAAG ATACTGCAAGTTCCTAACCTGGCGGAGAATGCTAAGAATACATCGAAACCAAAACCGAAACCGACGCAAACTGCAACACCAAAACCCGATGGGTGTTGTACGATTCAGTGA